AACTCGGAGAGTGTAGCACAGCGGCGGGCGAGGGTGCCAGGGCCGCTGTTCGTAGGGCAATCTGCTCTCCACTGCGGCTGAGGGTCACTGGAGCAAGATGTACGAACGCGGAGAGGCCAGAGCGTCATCAACCGAAGACCGTCGTTCAATCCTCTGTTTTACCTTCCGCTCTAGCGTGACCAGCATGGCTCCCTTTCTCCCACCCGAAGTCGCCCGTCAGCTCGGCTTTTACGTCTACCTCTCCCTCGATCCCCGCACGAATCCCGTCTTCTATGTCGGTGAGGTTCAGGGGGAGCGGGTGCTGGCGCATCTCAGCGAGGAGGGCGAGTCACGCAAGGTGCGGATGCTGCACGAGTTACGTGACTTGAGACTTGAGCCGCAGATCGACGTTCTGGCCCACCGCCTGCCCAACGAGGAAACGGCGCTGCGAATTGAGGCAGCCGTGATTGATCTGCTGGGCCCCGGAGCATTGACGAATGTGGTGCGCGGCTGGAAAAGTGTCGGACTGGGCCGGATGTCACTGAGTGAGCTGAGCGGCCACTACGCCGCTGGGCCGGTCGAGATCACCGACCCGGTGCTACTGATCCGGCTCAATCAGCAGTACCGACATCAGATGGGTGCCCTGAAACTCTACGAGGCGACGCGCGGCGTCTGGAAAGTGGCCGCCGCCAGGGCCAGCACCGTCCGGCTCGCCCTCGCCGTGTTCGAGGGCGTGGTGCGCGAGGTCTACGCCATCGAGAGCTGGCACCCGGCAAGCACCCTGGCCTACCAGACCCGGTCCGCCGAAGATACCGACGCGCCGGGGCGACTGGAATTTTCCGGCCACGTTGCGCCGGAGGAGATTCGTGATCGCTACCGGGGCCACTCGGTGCGGGCCTACCTGAACAGGAATGCCCAGAGCCCAGTGTTGTACGTCAACGCCTGAGTTTACCGGCTCCCCATAAAGCAGGAAACGCTACCGAGCGGCGGGGCAGGGTTTGGCAGATTGAAAAGAATCAATGACTCATGACGGAAGTCACGCATTTGGGTCTGGATTCCATCGCAGTTCCGCGTACTTGGATAAGCGAGCGGCTTTGACTTCAACATCCGACACATCAGGGCGCATCGATAAGGCACCCATGCTCATCCAGTCTTGCCGGACAAGCAACGTTCGTAAAGCAATATTTACACTCGCAACCCGATCTGAGTGACCCTTATGACCACACACTTCACAGTCAAACATCAACCCAGCGTTAGGCCTATTCCCCTTAGAGGTATGGCCGCACCTGGGACATGCTTGGCTGGTGTAATTGGCATCCACCTTGACCGCCAAACTCCCAAACAGCGGAGCTTTGTAGGCCAGGTTGAACTGCAACTCCGCGAACGACCACTGACTACGGCGACGTTTGGCCCGCTTCGCCTTCTTGCTGGCGCTTGGGTTACTCCGTCCTTCGGTGCGTTCACGGATGTTGGTCAAGTCTTCCAGACCGAAGATCGAGTCTGGGAAGCGGGTCAACAGCATCTTGCTCAGAACATGGTTGCGATCAGCGACGAACCGTCTTTCCCGTCCCAACAAGCTCACCAAACGGCGAGTCGCGGAACGGGTGCCTTTGCGCTGGAGGGATTTTCTTGCACGAGCGAACTGGTCTTTTTTCTGACAGACTGCCGCCCCCTTCTCGAACAGGCTCTGCCCGTTCATGTCGGTGGCGACGAAGTGATACCGCTGCCCCACGTCCACTCCGACAACCGTTTTATGGTCAGCGGGAACGGGGTCAGGAAGCTCAATGATCAGAGCGACGATCAAGTAATACTGTTTTTTCGACTTCCGGTAATAGAGTTTGGCCGCGCCGGTTTCCGCACCCTGCGCGATGTAGTCAAGGTGCTTCTGGTAGCCGTCAAACTCAAGTTGCAGGCGTCCATCAAGCGTGCCAACACTGACTTTGCCATCCTTCTTCCACGAGTAGTCGCGCCCATGCTGGTATTCCAGCGTGCGGCTGACAAACTTCATGGGGTCATCCAGTCCTTTGTAGCGTCGCTTGGTAAAGCCCTTTTCGCGAGCCTTCTGATTCTGCTTGGCCTTCGTCCACTGCGTTTTGTACGCGGCGGTGACTTGGCGCTCGGCAGTGCAGGCGAGTTGTGCCCCCAGTCCAAAGCGTTGCCGCAGGACGCTGTACGTTTCCTTATGGAGTTTGGGAACAGAGGTGGTTTTCCCCAGATCAAAGGCGGTCTGGGACGCGAAGTTCAGGCCATCGCGGTACGCCAACGCCACGGCGTCCAGAGCGGCCTTCTGCTCTGGGGTGTGCCGCAATTTCAGTTTCGCGCTCAGCATGATCTTCACAAAAGGAGCTTACCTTATATGAGCATAAAAGAACAAGATGCCTTAGCCATAATTGCCCCTTTTGGGCAGAGTCTTTTCCTCCCACGACTGAAGTCGCGGGTCTTCAAGGCTCAGAGATGAACCCCATAACCCCTCCGGCGGCGCACTGTGAGCGCTGACGAACGCGCCAAGGTTCTGGCCGCGCTGGCCTCCCCGGCGGTGACGGCCCCCACCCGCGCCGCGCTGCTGGCCCGGTTGGATGCCCGCTATGAGCGCCAGTACTTCACTGAGGCCGAGTTCGAGCGCCTGTGCGCAGCGGCAGTCCGGCTGGTGCCACATGACCCGGCGGAGCTGGACCTCAGCGGGCTGATCGACCACCGCCTTCAGCTTGGGCAAACCGATGGCTGGCGCTTCGCCGACACCCCGCCCGACGGGCAGGCCTACCGGGAACTGCTGGCAGCCCTGCCCGATGACTTCAAAACACTGGCTTCAGAAGATCAGGACGCCGCCCTGCACGACGTTCAACGCCGCCACCCGCACGCCTTCGAGGACCTGCTGGCCGAGCTGACCGAGGGCTTCATGGCCCACCCGCTGACCCAGTACCGCTTCGGCTACGCGGGTTTTATGGACGCGCCCGGCTGGCCCAGGGTCGGGCCGAACGAACTGGAAGCGCGCGAGGTCCGTTATGGAAAGTGAGATGAAGGCGGCGCTCACAGACCTCGACGTGCTGGTGATCGGCACCGGAGCGGGCGGCGCGCCGCTGCTGGCGCGGCTGGCCTCGTCAGGGCTGCGGGTGGCTGCACTCGAAGCCGGAGTGCGCCACAAGCCTGCCGAGATGCCCACCGACGAGGTGGCCCAGGCCAGCCTTTTCTGGATGGACGAGCGACTCTCGGCAGGCAACGACCCGCTGGCCTTCGGGCGCAACAACTCCGGGCGTGGAGTGGGCGGCTCGACGCTGCACTACACCGCCTACACACCGCGTGCCCAGCCCGACGACTTCCGGCTCTTTCAGGAGTTCGGGCAGGGCGTGGACTGGCCGCTGGACTACGGCGACCTCGTGCCGTACTACGACGAGGTGGAAGCATTCCTGGGCGTCTCCGGCCCGGCGGACTATCCGTGGGGACCGCCCCGGAGTCAACCGTACCCGCACCCGGCGCTGCCACTGGGCGGCGCGGCGCGGCTGATGGAACGCGCCTGCCAGGAACTGGGCCTGCGGACCTCCCCGGCGGCCAACGCCGCGCTGAGCCGTCCGCAAGAACAGGAAGGTTACGGCCTGCGCCCCGCCTGCTCCAACCGGGGCTTTTGTCAGGCGGGCTGCTCGACGGGGGCCAAGGCCAGCCTCGACGTGACTTACCTGGCGCTGGCCGAGGCGCGCGGGGCCGTCATCGTCAGCGGCGTGCAGGTCACCGCCCTGATCCGCGAGGGAGGCCGGGTGGTCGGAGCGCAGTACCAGCGGGGTGACCAGACCCTGAGCGTGCGGGCCAGGCGGGTCGTGCTGGCCGCCGGGGCCATCGAGACACCCCGGTTACTGATGCTCAGCGATATGGCAAGGGGCAGCGGGCAGGTGGGGCGCAACTTCATGGCCCACGTGGGCGTGCAGGTCTGGGGCCTGGTCGACGACGATCTACGTCCCTACAAGGGCATTCCCGGCGGCCTGATCAGCGAGGATACCCACCGGGTACCGGGGCTGGTGGGCGGCTACCTGCTCCAGTCGCTGGGCGTCATGCCGGTGACCTACGCCACCCAGTACGCGCGCGGCGGCGGGGTGTGGGGCGCGGCCCTGACCGAGCACCTGAGCCAGTACAACCACGTCGCCGGAATCAACGTGCTGGGCGAGTGCCTGCCATATGAGCGCAACTTCCTGGAACTCTCAGACGAGCTGGACGCCCGTGGGCTGCCCAAGCCGCGCGTCCACTTCAGTTTTGGCGACAACGAGCGACGCATGACCGCCCACGCCGAGGCCCTGATGCGCGAGCTGTGGGCCAAGATCGGGGCGCGCGAGGTCTGGGCGCTGCCGCGCGCGGCCCATACCCTCGGCACCGCCCGGATGGGCAGCGACCCGGCCAGCAGCGTCACCGATCCGTTTGGGCGGGTTCACGACGAGCCGGGCCTGTGGATCTGCGACAACTCCACCTTTCCCAGTTCGCTGAGCGTCAATCCCGGCCTGACCCAGATGGCGCTGAGCCTGCGCTCCGCCGACGCCCTCATTGGCGACCTCAGCGCGTGAGCGGGCCGACACCTGCCCTGCCACTGGCACTGATCCACGGTTTCGGCACCTCCGGGCGACTGTGGCGGCGGGTACGTGAGCGGTTGGCCTCCCCCACTGAGGTACTCACCCCCGATCTACTGGGCTTCGGGAACGCCGCCGCGCTGGGCCGGGACGGGCAAATGACGGGCGACATGGCCGAGCATCTGGCAGGCGTGCTGCGGGCCTCGGGCAGTGGGCCGTACCGGCTGGCGGCGCATTCGATGGGCGGCAAGGTGGCGCTACTGCTGGCCGCCCGCCACCCGGCACTGGTGGCCGAGTTGCTGCTGATCGCGCCCTCGCCGGCCGGCCCCGAGCCGATGGGCGACGAGGACCGGGCGCAGCTCCGCGCCGCCTGGGGAGACCCGGTGGCGCTGGAAAAGCAGTACCGCCATATCAGCCGTCAGCCGCTGCCTGAGCAGGATTTGTACCAACTCGTCAGCGACGGCCTGCGGGCCAGCCGCGACGCCTGGGAAGCCTGGACCGACGTGGGCAGCCGCGAGGACATCGGCGGTGAGTTGGGCACCCTGGCTGTGCCGGTCACGGTGCTCTTCTCGGAAGACGACCCGGCTATTGGCCCAGAGGTCATCCGCGACGAGGTACTGGCGAAGCTGGCGGGGACGCAGGGTCAGCCGATCAAAGGCAGCGGCCACCTGATTCCGCTCGAAGTGCCGCAAAGCGTGCTGACAGCGCTGGGGGAATGATAAAAGATGCGGCTCAGTGGCCTTACAATCCCACCTGAACCCAGCCTCCCACATCTACCCGCCCGGCCAGCAGAGCCGCCGTGATCGCGCCCCGGTTCTCGGCGTGAATGGTGCCGATCAGCACGCGGCTTTGATCGGGAAGCGAGCGGGCCAGCAGGGTGCTGAGCGCCGCGCCGTAACCGCGCCCCCGAAAGTGCGGCGAGAGAATGAGCTCCTGCACGACGTAGGCGTTCAGGCCCAGCGTATCGGCCTCAAAGGTTTCGGTGGTCGCAACGTATCCGGCCCATTCGCCCCGCACCAGCACGTCAAAGAGCGTTCCGGCCTCGAGACTCTCCTGCAAGTCCTCCCTGCTCTCCAAAGCCGCCTGCTCAGTGTGCGCGGGGTGCCCGGCGTTCACAGCTTCGTAAGCGGCCTGCGCCTCGGCGTAGTGACTGAGGTCCTGGGTGGGCTGGGTGCTGAGTTCTGGCGGCACATTGGCCCCGATCAACTCTGAGATCGGCGCGGCCAGAAAGCGCTTGTCGGGCTGGGTTTCGGGGAAGTGCCCGTCGGGCGCGGCGCTCCACAGCCGCAGATAAAGCGGCCTGAATGCACCGTAGACCTCGCGGGCGACTTCCGCCAGTGCGGGCAGATCCAGCTCGGTCAGCGGGCGGCTGAGCAGCGAGGCGTCCACGAAGGGTCTGGTCACGTCCAGTCCTTGAAAACGGATGCTCAGCATGGCGTGAAGGTCGGGCGGCACGCTCGCCCAGCGGTTCAGAAACGCCTGCGCGTCCTGCCCCACCTTGAAAAACCCGGCCCGCTGCCCGGCCAGTTCAAGGTCGGCGGCGAGTTGAAGGTCGAACCCATGAATCCTCACAAAGCGCTTCAGGCGCGTTTGATCGTCCAGCCACTGGAGGGTCAGGGGGTGCTGGGTGGCCAGGCTGAATTCGGCGAGTTCGGCAGGACTGGGCAGGTGAGGAGGCATTCAGGCAAGCTTAGCGTGGTGACAGCTCCACCTTCACCGCTCCGCTGCGCTCCAGGGCGTCGGCCACCGTCAGCAGTTGTTCGTCGCTTAGGGCTGGAGCGATCAGTTGAATCCCCACCGGCAGGCGCACGCCGTTTACCGTCTCGAAGCCTGCGGGTACACTCAGCGCAGGCAGCCCCGCCAGACTGACCCCCACCGTGTCCACGTCGGCGGCGTACATGGCCACCGGATCGCTGACTTTCTCGCCGCGTTTGAAGGCCGGAAAGGGGCTGGTGGGGGTTACCAGGATGTCGAACTGCCCGAAGGCCCGGTTGAAGTCGTCGGCGATCAGGCGGCGCACCTTCATGGCCTTGCTGTAATAGGCGTCGTAGTAGCCGCTCGACAGGGCGTAGGTGCCGATCAGGATACGGCGCTTGACCTCGCGTCCAAAATTCTGCCCCCGTGCCGAGCTCATGGAAGTGTTCACGTCTGAGGCGTCTACCCGCGTGCCGTACACCATGCCGTCGTAGCGGGCCAGGTTGCTGCTGGCTTCCGGCGTGGAGATCAGGTAGTAGGCGGCGACGGCGTGCTGGAGGGTGGGCAGGCTGATCTCGCCGACGCTCGCGCCCAGTTCTTTGAGGGCGTCCAGCATGGTGTTCAAAGCCGCCTCCACGCCCGCCGTGTTGCCGCCCAGCGACTCGCTGATGACGCCCACCCGCAGGCCCTTGAGGTCGTGGCCCAGCGACGCCACAAAGTTGGGTGCAGCGTCCAGACTGGTGGCGTCGTGCGGGTCGTGCCCACTGATGGCGTCCAGAATGAGCGCCAGATCGCGGGCCGAGGTCGCGAACGGCCCGATCTGGTCGAGGCTGCTGGCGTGCGACACCAGACCGGAGCGGCTGACACGCCCATACGTCGGCTTGAACCCGTAGACCCCGGTGAATCCGGCGGGCTGGCGCACCGAGCCGCCGGTATCCGAGCCGAGCGAGAGCGGCACCATGCCGGACACCACCGCCGCCGCGCTGCCGCCGGAGGTGCCGCCCGGCACGCGGGAGGCGTCCCAGGGGTTGAGGGTGGCCCCGAACGCGCCAGTTTCGGTGCTCGACCCCATCGCAAACTCGTCCATGTTGGCCTTGCCCACGATGATCGCCCCGGCCCGCTGCAACTTCAGCACAGCGCTGGCGGTGTAGGGGCTGACATAATGGGCCAGCATCCGGCTGCCGCAGGTGGTGGCGGTGCCGATCAGATTCAGGTTGTCCTTGATAACGCTGGGCACGCCTGCCAGCGGCAGGGTTTCACCAGCGGCCAGGCGGCGCGATACCTCGGCGGCCTGGGCCTCTATCTGCTCGGCGCTCAGCACGCTGATCAGGGCATTGAACGGATCGGCCTCGGCACGGGCACGGGCAGTCTGGACAGCTTGCCGGGGGTCTTGGCCGCCCTGCACAGCGGCGGCGAGGTCGGAGGCGGTGGGAAAATCGGAAGACATGGGGGGCAGTTTAGAGCTTCGGAGCGGCAGCGCGGGCCAGCCCTCAGAACAGCGTGTAGCCTCCGTCCAGCACCAGCACCGAGCCGGTCATAAATGAGGAGGCGTCACTCGCCAGAAACACCACGGCTGGCCCCAGCTCTTCCGGCAGGGCAGCGCGCTGCTGCGGCGCGTCGTCGATCCAGCGCTGCTTGAACTGGGGGTCATCCACCGGGGCCATATCGGTCTTGACGTAGCCGGGGGCCAGCGCATTGACCCGCACGTTGTGGGGGGCCCACTCGGCGGCCAGGCTCTTGGTGAGCTGATGCACGGCGGCCTTGGACGCATTGTAGCCGGGCTGCCACTGCGGGCGGTTGACGATCTGCGCCGAGATCGAGCCGATGTTGACGATGTTGCCGCCGCCCTGCGCTACCATCTGCCGCCCGAAGACCTGCGAGGCGATCCACAGCGCGTCCACGTTGACGCTCATGACCTGCCGCCACTCCTCGTCGGTCACGTCCAGGGCTGGGCGGTGAACGCAGGTCCCGGCATTGTTGACGAGAATGTCCACGCGCCCAAAGCGCTCCAGCGTGGCCGCCAGCACCTGTTCCACTTCAAGACGCTCGGTGATCTCGGCTTTGACAAAAAGCGTCTGGCTGCCGAGTTCACCCAACTCAGCCTCCACATCGCGGGCGGCCTGCTCGTCGCGCCCCACGATGACGATGTTGGCCCCCGCTTCAGCCAGGGCGCGGGCCAGAGCGCGGCCTATGCCCCGCGTGGCTCCGGTGACGACGGCGGTTTTGCCGTCCAGGCGAAACTTGGAGAGGACACCGGCAGCTGGAGGTACTGGGTTGGTCATGGCTGGACTGTAGGGCCGGGGGCAGCAGGCGTCAATCGGCCTGACTGATTCGAAGATTCAGCCGCCCTCCTGCTCAGGCCAGCAGTTCCCGCGCCGCGCGCTCCAGATCGCCGCTGCCCGCCAGACTGCTGCCCACCAGCACGGCGTCGGCCACCTCGCGGATGCTGGCAATGTCGTCCCGCGTACGGTAGCCGCTCTCGGCCACCAGGAGGCCCTCATACCCGGCGGCGCGAGCGTGGGCGATCAGGCGCGGGCTGTTGGTCAGGCTGATCGCCAGCGTGGTGAGGTCGCGGTTGTTGACGCCGATGATCTCCGCGCCCGCCGCCAAAGCAATGTCCAGCTCAGCCTCGTCGTGAACTTCCACCAGCGCGTCCAGGCCGAAATAGTGGGCCAGCTTGAGGTACGCGCCCACGTCCTCACCCAGCACGCTGACCATCAGGAGCGCCGCGCCCGCACCCCAGTCGGCGGCCTCCTGAAGCATCTTCGGGTGAACGACGAAATCCTTTCGCAGCACCGGCACCGTCACGGCGGCGACCACCGCGTGCAGGGCTTCGGGTGAGCCGCCGAAGTGCCTCGGCTCAGTCAGCACGCTCAGGCAAGCCGCGCCGCCGCACACGTAGCTCCGGGCCGCCTGGGCCGGGTCGAGCGGCGCGATTGCTCCCTGGCTGGGGCTGGCACGCTTGACTTCGGCGATCAGTTGCAGGCCGGGCCGGGCCAGCGCCGCGTGAAAGCGCCGGGCACGCGGGCGGGCCTTGCCCAGCTCGAAGTCGGCCCCGGCGTAGTCCTGGGTTCGTTCGGCCACGATGCGGCCCAGGACGCCGGGAGCGCTGTAGGTTCTGGGCAAGGGCAACTCAACCGGGGCCGAAAACGGGGCGGGCGTCATGCGGGCCAGTATAGGGCCGCAAAGCGCCGCAGGAGGGACATTTCGGTGGTGTTTTCTGACCAGATTATGGCAGTCATCTGTTAGGCTGATGTTCATGACCGTGTTCCAGCAAAAACAACTGCGTCCCAGTGACGGCCCGGTGCAGATCAGCGAAGCGCAACTGATGGCCCGCGTCCATGAGCTGGCCAACCAGATCCGTCAGGATTACGTGGGCCTCAACCCGCACCTGATCTGCCTGCTCAACGGCGCGTTTCTCTTTCACGCCGATCTGGTGCGCTCGCTCGATATTCCGCTGACCATCGACTTCATGCAGACCAGCAGCTACGGCGACGCCAAGCAGACCAGTGGCGAGGTCAAGTTGGTCAAGGATCTCAGCTTCCCGCTCTCGGGCCGCCACGTGCTGCTGGTCGAGGACATCATCGACACCGGCATCACCATGAACTACATCCTGCGCTACCTCTCCGAGCGCGGCCCGGCCAGCCTCAAGGTCGCCTCACTGCTGAGCAAGCCCTCGCGACGCAAGGTGGAGGTGCCGGTGGATTACCTGGGCTTCACCATCCCCGACGCCTTCGTGTACGGCTACGGCCTGGACCGGGCGCAGCAGGACCGCAACCTGAGTTTCATCACCTCGCAAAAATAGGGGGTGCGCGGAGCGCTGGAACGCCTTCTGCTAGACCAAATCCCACGCCCCACCTATCCCTCTCAATTCCAATCATTCCCACTTTAAATCTGAGTCTGCTTATATAAGATTTTGTAATGCAAGATTCACAGACTTCAGCCTCCTACATCCTGCGCGGCACAGCGGCGGGCAACACCTTACGGGTGGTGGCCATCGACGCCACGCAGATCGTCGAGGAAGCCCGCGTGCGCCACCAGCTCAGCAAGACTGCCACCGCCGCGCTGGGCCGGGCGCTGAGCGCCGCTGCGCTGCTGGCGATCATTCTCGGCAAGAAGGTGGACAGCCGGGTCAACCTGCGGGTGCAGGGTGACGGGCCGCTGGGCTGGCTGGTGGCCGAGGGCAGCGCCGAGGGTTGGGTGCGCGGCTACGTGCGCGAGCCGGACGCCGATCTGCCGCTGCGCGTCTCGGACGGCAAGCTCGACGTGAGCGGTTTGATCGGCAAGACCGGCGAACTGGCCGTGACCCGGCTCCTCGACAACGCCGAACCCTGGACCGGCAGCGTGGAACTCGTCAGCGGTGAGCTGGCCGAGGACGTGGCCTACTACCTGGCGTCCAGCGAGCAGATTCCCAGCGCGGTGCAGCTCGGCGTCTACGAGGAAGGCGGGCGGGTCGCGCGGGCGGGCGGATTGATCGTGCAGGCCATGCCCGGCGTCAGCGACGAGACCCTGGCAGCGCTGGAAGCCAACATCAAAACAATGGGGAGCTTCACCGACAACCTCCGCAGCGCTTCGCTGCTGGAAGTCATGGAGCGGGCGACCCAGGGACTCGACTTCGTGGTGGCCCCGCAGGCCCAGGCCGCCCAGTTCCAGTGCCGCTGCTCACGCGAGCGGGCGGTGGCCTCACTGACCTATTTCGGCATGCAGGAGCGCCAGAGCATGATGGAGGACGGCGGGCAGGAGGTCGTGTGTCACTGGTGCAACGAGCACTACCAGATCACCCCCGGCGAAATTGCCACGCTCGACACGCCGGAAGTGCGGGCGCAGGCCTGAACCCCCAGTGCACGCCGGGCGTCCAGTGTGTGACCATCTTACTTTGCAAAGTAAAGCAGGGAGTACAATCCAACCATGACCCAGACTGATCACAACCCGAACGCCAAGCCAGCCCAGGTGCTGGTGCCGCTGACCACCCCCGAGGAAGTGGACGGCTTCCTGGCCGAGTACCCCCAGGCCGCCGTCTTCAAGGCCGGAACCTGCCACAAGACCATGCAGGGCTTCGGCGTACTGGAAACCTTCCTGGCCAAGCATGACCTGCCGGTGGGCTTTATCCGGGTGGTGGACTGGCGTCCGGCCAGCAACCATGTGACCGAGCTGAGCGGTTTGCAGCACCAGTCGCCGCAGTTCATCATCTTCAAGGACGGCCAGCCCACCTTCGAAGTCAACAACTGGGACATCACGCCCGAGCAGCTCGGCCCGGTGTTCGAGGCTGACGTGCCGGTGCGCCAGGACGCGGCCCAGATGTCAGGCGCGGTGGCAGGCGAGGGCAATGTCGCGCCCTACAAGCAGTTGATGCAGGCCTATGTGGGCGGCCAGCTTCCCGACTGGGAATTTCAGGAGCGCTACGTCAACATGTTCCGTGACGACGCCAGCCTGCGCAGCCAGCGCGAGTTCGAGCTGCTCTCTCACCTGTTTGGCGACCCCGACGCCTATCACGGCGGCCTGCATCAGCTCGGCCAGCCGCAGGCCAGGGGCGACCTCAAGGCCCGCGTCGAGGCGTTGCTCAGTCAGCTCTGATCCCCAGACCTCTCCGGCTCCGGCACCAGCCCTCAGTGGCGGGCCGGAGCTTTTGCTTTTCCTTGGAATTTGCCTCGCCGCCCTGCCCTGCGCCGCTAACATCAGCAGATGAATCTCTCAGACTACCGGGTGAGCAAGAAGTTCAAGCTCAGCGGCATTTCGACGGACGACACTGGCAAGCTTGAACGGGACAGGGCAGAGCGCGAGACTGCCGAGATCGGTGCCAAGCTGACCGAACTTCAAGACCGGCTCTACGCCGAGAGTCAACAGAGTCTGCTGGTGGTGTTGCAGGCACGCGACGCAGGCGGCAAGGACGGCACTGTCAAGCATGTCTTCGAGCCGGTCAATCCTCAGGGCATCATCGTGACCAACTTCAAGGTGCCGAACGAGGAAGACCTCAAGCACGACTTTCTGTGGCGCATTCACCCTCACACGCCCGCAGCGGGCATGATCGCCGTATTCAACCGCTCGCACTACGAGGACGTGCTGGTAACGCGGGTTCACAACATCATCGACGACCAGGAAGCCGAACGGCGCTTCGGATACATCCGCAACTTCGAGACGCTGCTGGCCAGCCGGGGCACCCGCATCCTCAAGCTGTACCTGCACATCAGCGCCGAGGAACAGCGCTCGCGTCTGCAAGACCGCCTGGACAACCCCGAGAAGAACTGGAAATTCAACCCCGCCGATCTCAAGGAGCGCGGCAAGTGGGACGAGTATACCCGTGCCTACGAGGCTGCCCTGAGCGCCACCAGCACCGACGCTGCACCCTGGTACGTCATTCCGGCAGACCACAAGTGGTATCGCAACCGCGTCATCTCTCAACTCCTGCTCGACACCCTCAGCGACATGAACCCGCAGTTTCCGAAACCGGAATTCGATCTGACCAACGTGACGGTGGGGGCAATCTGAAGG
This portion of the Deinococcus rubellus genome encodes:
- a CDS encoding RNA-guided endonuclease InsQ/TnpB family protein: MLSAKLKLRHTPEQKAALDAVALAYRDGLNFASQTAFDLGKTTSVPKLHKETYSVLRQRFGLGAQLACTAERQVTAAYKTQWTKAKQNQKAREKGFTKRRYKGLDDPMKFVSRTLEYQHGRDYSWKKDGKVSVGTLDGRLQLEFDGYQKHLDYIAQGAETGAAKLYYRKSKKQYYLIVALIIELPDPVPADHKTVVGVDVGQRYHFVATDMNGQSLFEKGAAVCQKKDQFARARKSLQRKGTRSATRRLVSLLGRERRFVADRNHVLSKMLLTRFPDSIFGLEDLTNIRERTEGRSNPSASKKAKRAKRRRSQWSFAELQFNLAYKAPLFGSLAVKVDANYTSQACPRCGHTSKGNRPNAGLMFDCEVCGHKGHSDRVASVNIALRTLLVRQDWMSMGALSMRPDVSDVEVKAARLSKYAELRWNPDPNA
- a CDS encoding GMC family oxidoreductase, whose translation is MESEMKAALTDLDVLVIGTGAGGAPLLARLASSGLRVAALEAGVRHKPAEMPTDEVAQASLFWMDERLSAGNDPLAFGRNNSGRGVGGSTLHYTAYTPRAQPDDFRLFQEFGQGVDWPLDYGDLVPYYDEVEAFLGVSGPADYPWGPPRSQPYPHPALPLGGAARLMERACQELGLRTSPAANAALSRPQEQEGYGLRPACSNRGFCQAGCSTGAKASLDVTYLALAEARGAVIVSGVQVTALIREGGRVVGAQYQRGDQTLSVRARRVVLAAGAIETPRLLMLSDMARGSGQVGRNFMAHVGVQVWGLVDDDLRPYKGIPGGLISEDTHRVPGLVGGYLLQSLGVMPVTYATQYARGGGVWGAALTEHLSQYNHVAGINVLGECLPYERNFLELSDELDARGLPKPRVHFSFGDNERRMTAHAEALMRELWAKIGAREVWALPRAAHTLGTARMGSDPASSVTDPFGRVHDEPGLWICDNSTFPSSLSVNPGLTQMALSLRSADALIGDLSA
- a CDS encoding alpha/beta fold hydrolase, with amino-acid sequence MSGPTPALPLALIHGFGTSGRLWRRVRERLASPTEVLTPDLLGFGNAAALGRDGQMTGDMAEHLAGVLRASGSGPYRLAAHSMGGKVALLLAARHPALVAELLLIAPSPAGPEPMGDEDRAQLRAAWGDPVALEKQYRHISRQPLPEQDLYQLVSDGLRASRDAWEAWTDVGSREDIGGELGTLAVPVTVLFSEDDPAIGPEVIRDEVLAKLAGTQGQPIKGSGHLIPLEVPQSVLTALGE
- a CDS encoding GNAT family N-acetyltransferase, which translates into the protein MPPHLPSPAELAEFSLATQHPLTLQWLDDQTRLKRFVRIHGFDLQLAADLELAGQRAGFFKVGQDAQAFLNRWASVPPDLHAMLSIRFQGLDVTRPFVDASLLSRPLTELDLPALAEVAREVYGAFRPLYLRLWSAAPDGHFPETQPDKRFLAAPISELIGANVPPELSTQPTQDLSHYAEAQAAYEAVNAGHPAHTEQAALESREDLQESLEAGTLFDVLVRGEWAGYVATTETFEADTLGLNAYVVQELILSPHFRGRGYGAALSTLLARSLPDQSRVLIGTIHAENRGAITAALLAGRVDVGGWVQVGL
- the gatA gene encoding Asp-tRNA(Asn)/Glu-tRNA(Gln) amidotransferase subunit GatA encodes the protein MSSDFPTASDLAAAVQGGQDPRQAVQTARARAEADPFNALISVLSAEQIEAQAAEVSRRLAAGETLPLAGVPSVIKDNLNLIGTATTCGSRMLAHYVSPYTASAVLKLQRAGAIIVGKANMDEFAMGSSTETGAFGATLNPWDASRVPGGTSGGSAAAVVSGMVPLSLGSDTGGSVRQPAGFTGVYGFKPTYGRVSRSGLVSHASSLDQIGPFATSARDLALILDAISGHDPHDATSLDAAPNFVASLGHDLKGLRVGVISESLGGNTAGVEAALNTMLDALKELGASVGEISLPTLQHAVAAYYLISTPEASSNLARYDGMVYGTRVDASDVNTSMSSARGQNFGREVKRRILIGTYALSSGYYDAYYSKAMKVRRLIADDFNRAFGQFDILVTPTSPFPAFKRGEKVSDPVAMYAADVDTVGVSLAGLPALSVPAGFETVNGVRLPVGIQLIAPALSDEQLLTVADALERSGAVKVELSPR
- a CDS encoding SDR family NAD(P)-dependent oxidoreductase, with the translated sequence MTNPVPPAAGVLSKFRLDGKTAVVTGATRGIGRALARALAEAGANIVIVGRDEQAARDVEAELGELGSQTLFVKAEITERLEVEQVLAATLERFGRVDILVNNAGTCVHRPALDVTDEEWRQVMSVNVDALWIASQVFGRQMVAQGGGNIVNIGSISAQIVNRPQWQPGYNASKAAVHQLTKSLAAEWAPHNVRVNALAPGYVKTDMAPVDDPQFKQRWIDDAPQQRAALPEELGPAVVFLASDASSFMTGSVLVLDGGYTLF
- the trpC gene encoding indole-3-glycerol phosphate synthase TrpC → MTPAPFSAPVELPLPRTYSAPGVLGRIVAERTQDYAGADFELGKARPRARRFHAALARPGLQLIAEVKRASPSQGAIAPLDPAQAARSYVCGGAACLSVLTEPRHFGGSPEALHAVVAAVTVPVLRKDFVVHPKMLQEAADWGAGAALLMVSVLGEDVGAYLKLAHYFGLDALVEVHDEAELDIALAAGAEIIGVNNRDLTTLAISLTNSPRLIAHARAAGYEGLLVAESGYRTRDDIASIREVADAVLVGSSLAGSGDLERAARELLA
- the hpt gene encoding hypoxanthine phosphoribosyltransferase, which codes for MTVFQQKQLRPSDGPVQISEAQLMARVHELANQIRQDYVGLNPHLICLLNGAFLFHADLVRSLDIPLTIDFMQTSSYGDAKQTSGEVKLVKDLSFPLSGRHVLLVEDIIDTGITMNYILRYLSERGPASLKVASLLSKPSRRKVEVPVDYLGFTIPDAFVYGYGLDRAQQDRNLSFITSQK